The Platichthys flesus chromosome 10, fPlaFle2.1, whole genome shotgun sequence genome includes a window with the following:
- the dmac2l gene encoding ATP synthase subunit s, mitochondrial — MRLLSKAVQAAVSQRGRSHRYFWGWLNAVFNKVDYERIKSIGPDRAAAEWLLRCGAKVRFQGFDRWHQDYNGLPTGALDRYKIQAIDATESCIMYRGFDHLDGLKHVEEMKFNKCIYIEDACLDRLSSIENLQESLNTMEVVSCGNVTDKGVIALHQLKNLESLFLSDLPGIKDKQTTADRLQTALPRLDLTLDLN; from the exons ATGAGGCTCTTATCGAAGGCGGTGCAGGCTGCAGTGAGTCAGAGGGGGCGGAGCCACAGATACTTCTGGGGTTGGCTCAATGCAGTTTTCAACAA GGTGGACTATGAGAGGATCAAGTCTATCGGTCCTgaccgagctgcagcagagtggcTGCTGAGGTGTGGGGCCAAAGTGAGGTTCCAAGGGTTCGACCGGTGGCATCAGGACTACAACGGACTTCCCACTGGAGCCCTGGACCGATACAAGATCCAGGCCATCGACGCGACTGAATCCTGCATCATGTACAGAGGCTTTGATCACCTGG ATGGTTTGAAACATGTGGAGGAAATGAAGTTCAACAAGTGCATCTACATTGAGGACGCGTGTCTGGACAGGCTGAGCTCGATAGAGAACCTGCAGGAGAGCTTGAACACGATGGAGGTGGTGTCGTGTGGGAACGTGACCGATAAGGGCGTCATCGCCCTTCACCAACTCAA GAATCTGGAGTCTCTGTTTCTCAGCGATCTGCCGGgaatcaaagacaaacagacgACAGCAGACCGACTGCAGACGGCACTCCCACGTCTGGATTTAACGCTGGACCTGAACTGA
- the cdkl1 gene encoding cyclin-dependent kinase-like 1 has product MEKYEKIGKIGEGSYGVVFKCRNRDTGQIVAIKKFVESEDDPIIKKIALREIRMLKKLKHANLVNLIEVFRRKRKLHLVFEYCDHTVLNELDRHPRGVPEALVRSITWQTLQAVNFCHKQNCIHRDVKPENILITKHQVIKLCDFGFARILTGPCDYYTDYVATRWYRAPELLVGDTQYGAPVDVWAVGCVFAELLSGIPLWPGKSDMDQLYLIRKTLGDLIPRHQQVFSNNQFFSGVSIPEPQEMETLEQKYPNLSHQALSLLKGCLRMDPSERLTCGQLLLHPYFDHLREKSQSSSREQDRSSNKRTRFPRKQLPPGYLPQLTGSSIFPALDNKKYYNNLRRFNYHLPNI; this is encoded by the exons ATGGAGAAGTACGAGAAGATCGGAAAGATCGGAGAAGGCTCCTACGGCGTCGTGTTCAAGTGCAGGAACAGAGACACGGGGCAGATCGTCGCCATCAAGAAGTTCGTGGAGTCGGAGGACGACCCCATCATCAAGAAGATCGCACTGAGGGAGATCCGGATGCTCAAG aaaCTGAAACACGCCAACCTGGTGAACCTGATCGAGGTGTTTCGGCGGAAGCGGAAGCTCCACCTGGTTTTCGAGTACTGCGATCACACGGTGCTCAACGAGCTGGACCGGCATCCCAGAGG TGTCCCTGAGGCCCTGGTGAGGAGCATCACCTGGCAGACGCTCCAGGCCGTGAACTTCTGCCACAAACAAAAC tgcaTCCACAGAGACGTGAAACCGGAGAACATCCTCATCACCAAACATCAGGTCATCAAACTCTGTGACTTTGGCTTTGCCAGGATTCTCA CTGGTCCATGTGACTACTACACAGACTACGTGGCGACTCGTTGGTATCGAGCCCCCGAGCTGCTGGTGGGGGACACGCAGTACGGTGCCCCAGTGGACGTGTGGGCGGtcggttgtgtgtttgctgagctGTTGTCAGGGATCCCTCTGTGGCCCGGGAAGTCCGACATGGACCAACTGTACCTGATCAGGAAGACTCTCG GAGATCTGATCCCTCGACATCAGCAGGTTTTCAGCAACAACCAGTTCTTCAGTGGAGTTTCCATCCCAGAGCCACAGGAGATG gAGACTTTGGAGCAGAAATATCCGAACCTCTCACATCAAGCTCTGAGTCTCCTGAAG GGTTGCCTGAGGATGGACCCGTCTGAGCGGCTGACCTGtggccagctcctcctgcatccGTACTTCGACCACCTGCGGGAGAAGAGCCAGAGCTCGTCCCGTGAGCAGGATCGTTCCAGCAACAAGAGGACGCGCTTCCCTCGCAAGCAGCTCCCCCCCGGG TATTTGCCGCAGCTGACCGGCAGCAGCATCTTCCCGGCTCTGGACAACAAGAAGTACTACAACAACCTGCGCAGGTTCAACTACCACCTCCCCAACATCTAA